Within Actinosynnema pretiosum, the genomic segment GGATCGCGGCGCTGCTCGCGGCGGACGCGCGCTGGATGCCGGACCGGGCGGCGGTGGCGGTGATCGCGCTGCTGGTGCTGCCGACGGTGCTGCGCGGCCCGCGACCGGTGCTGGGCTGGTGCGCGACGGCCGGGGTGACGGCGGCGGCGCTGGCCGTGGGCGTGGCGGCGACGCGCGCCCCGGCGGGCGGGACGGCGGCGGGGGCTCCGGCCGCAGGCGGGGCGGGCGCGGACGTGACCGGTGGCTCGGGGCGGGCCGTCGGCGACGTGGCAGGCGCTCCGGGCCTGGCAGGCGGTCCTGGGGCCGCGGGCGGACCCGGACTGGCCGGTGGTCCTGCCCCGGCCGCAGGCTCCGACCTCGCAGGCGGTCCCGATCTCGCAGCCAGCCCCGACCTCGCAGGCGGTTCCCCGCTGGACGCCCTGGTCGCCGGTCCGCCGTCGACGGCGCCCTACCTGGCGCTCATCGCCGCGTTCGCGGGCGCGTCCTGGTTGGCGCTGTGCCCGCCGACGCGGGCGGCGCGGGTGGTCGGGGGCGTGTTCGGGGCGGTGCTGCTGGCCGCGCTCGGGCACGTGACCGCCTCCGGCTGGCTGGTGTCGCCGCCCGCCGGTGACCCCCTGCTGGCCCGCGCCGAGCTGGGCGGCGCACGGGTGGACGTGCTCGTGGTCCCGCACATGCCCGGCTGGAACCTGGTGCAGACCTCGGGCGCCGCCACCTCCGTCGGCAACGCCCCCGCCGCGCTCACCCCCACCTCCCCGGTCGCCGGGCAGGGCGGGCGGTGGGCGCTGGTGTGGCTGCCCGAGGGCAGGGGCGAGCTGTGGCTGGCGGGGGCGGGCGCGCGCACGACCGTGGTCGTGGACACCGGGACGACCGCGTGGACCGGGCGGGACGTGCGCGGGCCGGACGGCCCCGACTACGCGTCCGCCGTGCTGGCCGCCCGGCTCGCGGGCGGGCGGGGCGACCTGCCGCTGCCCGAGCTGTCCGCCGAGGACGCCCGCGCGCTGCGCGCGGAGGTCGCGGCCGTCGGCGGACCGCTCGCGGTGCGGGCGGACGCCTCGCCGCGCTCGGCCGAGGCCGCCGAGGTGGTGCGCGCGGAAGCGGACCGGCTGGGCGTCCCCGTCGACCCGGCCGCACCCAGGGCGCTGGTGCTGGGCGGCGAGCCGACCGGCGACCACCTCGCGCCCTGGCTCGCCCCGCCTGACCTGTCCACCCCGACGGCGCGCCGGTACGCCACCGTGCTCGCCGAGGCGTTCCCCGACGCGCGCCCCACCACGTCCGGCCTGCGCGCCTGGCTCGCCACCACCTGACCCCGCGGCAGCGCCACCCCCGCACCCCGAGCCCGTCCCGCGCTCCCGGCCATCCCCCGAGAGGACCCCCAGAGAATGCCGCTTCCAGCAGACCACCCGCGCAGGGTGGTCATCGTCGGCGCGGGCCTGGCAGGCACGGCCACCGCGATCCGCCTGCTCCGGTTCGCCGCCGAACCGGTCGAGGTGCGCCTGGTGGAGCGCCGGGCCGCGCACCGCAGCGCGGGCGTCGCCTACCACCCCGACGGCAACCACTGGCACCACGTGTTCAACATCCAGGCCGGTCGCATGTCGGTGTTCCGCGAGGACGTGGACGACTTCGTCTCGTGGGCCAACACCGAGGCCGACCGCTCCTCCTGGCCGGACGGGTGGCGCGGGACCGAGTTCACCGAGTCCGGTCCGGCGCCGCGCCGGGTGTACGCCGACTACCTGGCCGACCGGCTGGCCGCCGCCGCCCGCGAGGCCGCGCCGGGCGTGCGCCTGGTGGAGGTGGACGGCGAGGTGGTCGACGTCGAGCCGGACGGCGACGGCCACCGGCTCCTCGTGGAGCTGCCGCCGTCGGCGGGCGGCGGTCGTGAGCGCGTGCGGGCCGACCACGTCGTGCTCGCCACCGGCCTGGAGGAGAAGGACCTGCCGTTCGCGGCGGACGTCGCCGACCACCCGGCGTTCGTGCGCCGCCCGTACTCCCGCGACGGCCTGGAGCGCGTCCTGGCCGTCCCGCCCGACGCCTCCGTGGTGATCGTCGGGACGCTGCTGAGCGCCTACGACTCGGCGGCGCTGCTGCTGCGCCGGGGCCACACCGGCCGCATCCGGATGCTGTCCGGTTCGGGCCGCACCCTGCGCACCTACCCCACCGACCACCGGCACCGGGTGCTCGACCTGCCGCCGCCCCGGCTGTCCGGGCCCCGCTACGAGGGCCGCGACGCGCTGGTGCGGCGCTGGCTGGCGGAGTGGCGGCGGGCCTGCGAGGCGCTGGTCGGCGCGCACCCGGACGTCGCGCCCGCCGTGGTGGCCGAGCGGGTGCTGAAGGCCTGGGAGCCGCACCTGCCGGAGGTGATGGCGCGCATCCCCACGCCGGAGCTGCGCGCGCTGCTGGACGCGCACGGCGGGCTGCTGGCCACCCTGCGGGTCAGCGCGGTCGAGCACACCACCGGGATCGTGGACGCCGCGCTCGCCGAGGGCGACCGGCTCACCGCCGAGTCGGGCCGGGTCGCGGGCATCCGGGCGGTGGACGGGGGGTCGCTGGTGGTGTCGCTGGTGGACGGCCGCGAGTTCCCGGCCGACCTGGTGATCTCCAACTTCGGCCGGGAACCGGACTACGAGCGGGTGGACTCGGCGCTGTGGCGCGGCCTGCTGCGCACCGGGCTGGCCGTGCCGCACGCGCGCACCGGGCGCGGGATCGAGGTGGGCGCGGACGGCGCGCTACTGTGCCCCGGCGGTGCGGAGCGGGGCGGGCTGTGGGCGGTGGGCGGGCCGCGCGAGGGCGACGAGGTGGTGCGCAACGGCAGGCTGGGGGCGTTCTCGTTCAACCTGGCCGCGATCAAGAACCACTCGGTGGGCGTGGCGGCGGCGCTGCTGCGCCGCCTGGAGTCCGGGTACGGCGAACCCGGCCGGGCCGATCCGGGGCTCGCGGACCCGGTGGCGCGCGCGGACTTCGAGCGCGCGGTGGACCTGGACGTGCGCCGCATGGCCACGGCGGACCGCGCCGGGCGGGAGGCGCTGGCGGGGGAGCTGGCGGACGCGGTGCGGTCGGCGCGCGAGCGCTGGGGCGGGTCGGCGGCGCCCTCGGCGCGCGAGCTGCGGACGGCGGTGAACGAGGCCGCGAGCGCGCGCCTGAACGACCTGTCGGTCACCCCGCGCGAGCTGCGCGACCGCCTGGGGTTGGGCGAAACCCTTTCGCGGTAGGTGTTGCCGCCCGATTAGTCCACTGTGGATGGACTAGGACCGCGCACGGGAGGAGATGCGCGGGGCGCGGCGCGGGCAGCACGCTCGTGGCATGACAGCGACGAGCGTGCGCGAGGTTCCGGGTGTGCTGCTGGTCGGTTCGCCGACCACGAGCGTGCAGGGCGAGTGCAACCGGGGAGGTGAGCCGATACCGGGCGCGGTGCTGGTGGCCGAGTCGCTCGGTCCCGAGCTGTACGAGGCGATCGTGGTGTCGGCGGCGGTGGTGTGCGCGCGGGGCGGGCGCACCGGGCACATGCAGTCGCTGTGCCGCTCGCGGGGCATCCCGGTGCTGCGGGTGGCCCCGGCGGAGCTGGGGGCGCTGGCGGGCGAGGTGACCGTGCGGCTGGACCGGGAGTCGGTGCTGCTGGGCGCGGCCGTGCCCGCCCCGCGCGCCCCCGGTCCGGCGCCCGCGCGGTTGGACGAGGTGGACTCGGTGTGCGTGGTGGTGGCGGACGCGACGGACGTGCGCGCGGTCAACGCCCTGTCGCCCTGGGTCGCGCAGGTGGAGAGCTACTTCATCCGGGAGGAGTTCGCCTGCCTGTCGGCGGAGCTGAGCCCGTTCGACGCGCTGCGCTCGGGCGTGGCCGGGGCGCGGCGGTACGGGGCGGCGCTGGCGGACGAGCTGTGCGGGATGCTCGCCGAGCTGCTGCCCGGCCAGCGGTTGGTGATGCGCCTGCTGGACCTGCGCTCGGACGACGCCGCGCAGATCACCACGGGCGTGCCGGTGGAGGGCGAGCCGAACCCGGAGCTGGGTCTGCACGGGGCGCGGTGGCTGCTGGCCGAGGAGAACTACCCGCACGCGTTCCGGGCGCTGCGGGGGAGGTTGCGCGAGCTGGCGGGGCCCGCGGCGGACCGGGTGAGCTTCGCGGTGCCGTTCATCAACGACCGGGACGAGTTCCAGCGGTTGCGCGCGCACCTCGGACTGGACGCGGGGACCCCGCTGGGGGTGTTCGTGGAGACGCCCGCCGCGGTGCACTCGACCGCCGAGTTCTGCGTGGCGGGGGCGAGCGAGCTGTTCGTGGGCACCAAGGACCTGATCCAGTTCTACCTGGCCGCCGACCGGGGCAACCACCTGGTGGCCTCGACCTACCAGACCAGGCACCCGGCGGTGCTGGCGGCGCTGCGGCACGCGGTCACCGCCGGGCGGGGCGGCGGGGTGCCGGTGCACGTGTTCGCGCTGGGCGCGGACGTGGAGCACTACGTGCGCAGGCTGCCGACCCGCAGGCTCATGATGTGCACGGCCGAGCTGCGGCAGGTGGCGCTGGCCGCGGCCGAGCGGGCCGCGGCAGAGCGGGCCGCGACCGGCCGGGTCGCCGGGGAGCCGGTCGCGGCGGCGGGGTGAGGCCGGTCAGCCGACCTCGGAGTGCACCGGCATCCCCGTCACCGGCCTCCCGGTCGCCTGCGCCACGGCCGAGGCGACCGCCGCCGCCGCGGGCGGGTAGGCCAGCTCGCCCATGCCGCCGAGCGGCGCGTCGGAGTCGACGAGCACCACGTCGAACTCGGGCGCGGCGTCGATCCGGGCCCACGCGTAGTCCCGGAACGACGACTGCTCCACCCGCCCGGCCCGGACCGTGATCCGCGCGCCGAGCACCGTGGAGATCGCGTCCAGCGCCCCGCCCTCCACCTGCGCCCGCACCCCGGACGGGTGCAGCGCCTGGCCGACGTCGACGGCGGCGGTCACCTTGCGCACCACCGGTTTCCCCCCGCGCGCGTCCACCTCGGCGAGCACCGCGATGGCCGACCCGTACTCCAGGTGGCAGGCCACCCCCAGCGCCCGCCCCGGCCCCGGCCGGAACCGGACCCGCGCCGCCGCCGCGTCCAGCACGCGCAGCACCCTGGGCTGGTCGGCCAGGAGCCTGCGCCGGTACTCGACCTGGTCCCAGCCCGCGCGCTGGGCGAGCGCGCTGAGGAAGCACTCCTCGGCGTAGGCGAACTGGCCCGCGTAGACCGCGCGCCAGAACCCGGTGCGCAGCGGCGCGGGCAGCACGGTGGCGGTCACCTCGCCGGGCACCGCGTAGGGGAAGTGGTCGCCGCTGGCGAGCACCAGCTGGGGGGTGCCGAAGAACGGCAGCACGGTCAGGCCCCAGGTGGCGACCCGGTGCGCGCGCCGCACGGGCAGGCCGTCCGGGCCGAGCTCGGCGGTGAGGCGGTGCGCCGACATGGGCCGGTACGAGTCGTGCCGGGTGTCGTCCTCGCGGGTCCACAGCACCTTGACCGGGGCGCCCGCCGCGCGCGAGCAGGCGATGGCCTCCAGCGCGTAGTCGTCCTCGATCCGCCTGCCGAACGCGCCGCCGGACAGCGTGGGCTCGACCTCCACCGGCACGCCGAGCGCGCGGGTGAGGGTGTCGCGCAGCCCGCCGGGGTCCTGGGTGGGCGCCCACAGCCGGACCAGGTCGGGGCGGGCGTCGGCGGTGGCGTTCATGGGTTCCATGGGGGCGTGCGCGAGCAGCGGCAGCTCGTAGGCGGCGGTGTGGCCGTTCGCGGGCGGCGGGTCCTGCGGGAGCGCGGCGACCAGCTGCGCCAGCCACTCGCGGCTGTCGGCGTCCGGCGTGCCGCCGGTCCACTCGCAGGTGAGCGCGGCCCGTCCGGCGAGCGCGGCGGGCGCCGAGCGGGCCACCACCGCCACCCCGCCCTGGGCGCCTGCGACGCCGTCGAGCGCGACGGTGGTCAGCACACCGGGCACGGCCAGCGCCTTGGCGTCGTCGTGCGAGGCCAGCCGGGCGCCCAGCCACGGCGGGCGGGCCACGACGGCGGTGAGCAGGCCGGGGAGGGCGACGTCCAGGCCGTACCGGGCGCGGCCGGTGACGATGTCGCGGGCGTCGACCCGCCCGGCGCGCTTGCCGAGGACCTTCCAGTCGGCGCGCGGGGTCAGTTCGACGGTGACGGTGGTCGGGTCGAGCGCCGAGGCGGCCTGCACCAGTTCCGCGTACGGGAGCGCGCGGCGGCGGTGCCGGACGTGGCCGTCGCGGGCGGCGCACTCGGCGACGGGCACGCCCCAGCGCCGGGCGGCGGCGGTGACCAGGAGCGCGCGGGCGGTCGCGGCGGCGCGGCGCACCGGGTCGGCGAGCTGGCGCACCGAGGTGGAGTTGCCGATGCCCTGCCTGCCGTAGCGGGCGGTGTCGCCGGGGGCCTGCTCGACGGCGACCGAGGCCAGCGGCACGGCCAGCTCCTCGGCGACCAGCATGGCGACGACCGTGCGCACGCCCTGCCCGGTGTCGGGCCGGGGCACGGTCGTGGTGACCCGGCCGCGCGCGTCCAGCCGGACCAGCACGTTCGGCACGAGTCCCGCGCCGGAGGCGAAGGCGGGCGCGGGGAGCGCGACGGTGAGCCCGACGGCGGCCAGGAAGCCGCGGCGGCCGATCACCTCGGCCCCCGGTCGCGGGCGGCGCGCTTCACGGCGGCGCGCACGCGCGAGTAGGTGCCGCAGCGGCAGACGTTGTCGCGCAGGGCCTCGTCGATGTCGGCGTCGCTGGGGTCGGGCACGCGGGCGAGGAGGGCGACGGTGCTCATGATCTGGCCGGGCTGGCAGTAGCCGCACTGGGCGACGTCCAGCTCCAGCCAGGCCCGCTGCACCGGGTGGTCGCCGTCCGCGGAGAGCCCCTCGACGGTGGTGACCTCGGCGTGCACCTCGGACACCGGCAGCACGCACGGCCGCGCCGCCGCGCCGCCGACCAGCGAGGTGCACGCCCCGCACGCGCCGACGCCGCACCCGTACTTGGGCCCGGTGAGCCCGAGGTCCTCGCGCAGCACCCACAGCAGCGGGGTGTCGTCGGGCACGTCCACGACGTGCCACCGCTCGTTGACCCGCAACCGCCGTCGCACCACGCGCCCTCCTCGGATCGGCCGTCAGCCAGGGTGCCCCGATCGGACAATCGGCACAATGCGCCCGTTCGGCGGCGGGCGCGGCGTTCGGCGGCGCGCGACCCCTGAGTCGGCCGCGAGGCGTTGACCTTGATCCACCGGGTGTGCCGACACCGGTGCCCCGAACGGCCCACGCTGATCAGGGGGACTGCTGGCGTGGAGGAAGTCCTCGCTGGCGCTGGGGGTGTGCGCGGCGCTGCTCGTGCCCGCCACGGCCGCGAGCGCCGCGACCCGGTCCAACGGCTTCGAGCGGCTGCCCTCGGGCGCGCGGGCCCCGTTCGCGCTCGAACCGGCGCGCGAGCACCGGGTTCGGCAGCGGGTGCGGGTGAACACGGTGGCGGACGGGGTGGCGAACCAGGACGGCGCGGTGGAGGTGTGGTTCGACGGGCGCAAGGCGGGCGAGCGCACCGGGCTGCGGTTCGTGACCAACGCCGACCTGGTGGACCGGGCGTGCTTCTCCTCGTTCTTCGGGGGCGCGGCGGGGAGCTTCGCCCCCCAGCACGACTCGTGGATCTGGCACGACGACGTCAGGTGTCCCCCCTGTAGCTAGCACGGCGGAGTGAACCACGGCCGCGCCCGGCCGGGCAGGCACCAGGATCGCCCCTGGTCGGAGCCGGGGAGGTTGCGACGTGCGGGCGTGGTCGGTGCGGGCGGGGAAGGTCGGCGAGCGCGAGGCGTGGGCGCTGGGGCCGGGTGCACGGGCGGCGGGTTCGGCGGGGTGGCGGACCTGGGCGGGGCGGTGGACCGCGAGGCGGTGCTGACAGCGGTGCGCGCGGCGAAGCCGGACGCCGCCGAGCAGGCGCTGCGGAACTTCACCGCGCAGCTGTGGGCGCTGCGCTCGCGGATGGCCGAGGGCGACCTGGTGGTGGTGCCGCTGAAGAACTCCGGGCAGCACCTGGCGATCGGCGAGGTCGCGGGCGGCTACCGGTGCTCGGTGGAGCAGCCGGACGTGGAGCGCAGGCACGTGCGCCCGGTGCGCTGGCTGGTGGCGGACCTGCCGCGCACGGTGGTGAAGCAGGACCTGCTGTGCTCGTTCGGCGCGTTCTCGACGGTGGAGGAGGTCCCGGACGAGGCGGCGGACTCGGCGCAGCACGACGTGGACATCGCCCGCTACGCCCTGGACCGCATCGCGAGCCGCACCATCGAGGAGTTCGCCGGGCACCGCCTGGCCGACCTGGTCGCGGCGGGGCTGCTGGTGGCGTGGGGCGGGATCACGAAGCAGGCCGAGCAGTACCTGTCGACCCAGCGGTTCACGATCGAGGTGTGGGACTCGGAGCTGCTGCTGGGCGGGTGTTCGCGAACTACCCGGCGCTGCCACCGGAACTGCGCGCGGAACTGCCGCTGCGGCAGGTGTGGGCGCTGGTGGAGGAGGACGGGTGAGGGGGTGCGCGGTGGCGCCGCCCGCGCGCCTGCGATCGACGCGCGGGCGGCGTCACCCGGTCCTCGGGTCAGGCGGGCGGCGTGCAGGTCACGCTGCCGACGGTGACCGCGCCGCGTTCGCCCGCTCGGGTGGCCGGCCCCATGTCCGGGCCCAGCCACAGGCGGACCGCGTGCACGGTCAGTGAGCCGTCGCCGTCCTCGGCCCACGTCCGGGTGTTGAAGACCGCGCGGACGCCGTTGGCCAGGGTGGTCTCGTAGTCGACCGGGACGGTGTCCGGGAGGGACGTGCCGACGACTCCGCGCAGGGTGAACGCGGACTCGACGGTGCCGTCCGGGGTGGCGCGGCAGGAGATCGTGTAGGAGCCGACCTTCAGCAGCGGCAGGCCCGTGTCGGGGTGGTTGAAGCGGAACGCCTTGCCGGTCGCGGTCGTGGTGACGGCGCCGGACGGCTCGGTCTCGCAGGTGGTGCTGCCCTGGCCGAACGCGACGAGCTTGCCGCCGGTCGCGCCGGACGTCTCGGCGCCGGTGGACTCGCCGCTCACGCAGGTGGCGAGCGGCGGGATGTCCACGAGCAGCTCGCTCGCGGTGCGGATCACGGCGTTGCCGACGCTGGCCGCGCCGGACACGCCGCCGGGGGCGGTCTTGGCGGGTGCGGTCTTGGCCGGTGCGCCCTCGGGTGCGGCGGTCGCGGGCGCGGGGGTGAGCGCGAGCAGGCAGGCCACCGCCGTCGCTACCGCTCGTCTGCTGGTGGGGGACAACGTCATCAGCTCCTCTGGGGTGGACCTCGGTCCCTCCGAGTGCAGCGCGCCGGACGGCGGTGGGGCCAGCCGTGCGGCGGGAACCACCCGGCAGAACGCGGTGATCACCCTTGCAGGGCACGCACTTGTGCACCGTCACGATCGGTGCGGACGGCGGGGAATCCGGGTGACGCCCGGTCGTGGGTTCAGCGGCGCTTCAGCGAGCGGGTGGACACTGCGCGACAACCCCGCCCCCGCCCCCGCCCCGCCCCGAAAGCTCAGCGCGGCGCGGGGCCCGTCGACTCGCGCACCACCAGCTCCGGCGGGCGCACCTCCTCCGGCCCGGCGCCGTCCACCACCCCGAGCCCCGCCAGCAGCGTCACCGCCGCCGCCCGCCCGAGCCCGACCAGGTCCTGCCGGACCGTCGTCAGCGCCGGGTGCAGCAGCTCGCACAGCGGCAGGTCGTCGTGCCCCACCACGGACAGCTCCCCCGGCACGTCGATCCCGAGCCGCCGGGCGGTGACGAGCCCGGCGGCGGCCATCGAGTCGTTCGCGAACAGCACCGCCGTCGGCCGCTCCGCCGAGGCCAGCAGCTCCCGCGCCGCCACCGCCGCCGCGCCGGGGTCGAACCCGCTCGCGCGGACGCACACCGGGACCAGCCCGTACGCGCCCAGCGCCCGCCGGAGCGCCGCGCGCCTGCGCCGCGTGTGCACCCGGTCCTCCGGCCCGCTCACGTGCCCGAACCGCCGGTGCCCCAGCCCCACCAGGTGCTCCACCGCGCGCGTGATCCCCCGGTGCTGGTCGCGGGCGCGCACGGTCGGCACCGGGTCGGGCCGCCACGGCGTGCCGACCAGCGCGGCGGGCAGCCCCAGCTCGCGCAGCAGCGCGAAGCGCGGGTCCCGAACCCGGCTCTCGGTGAGCACGACCCCGTCGACCCGCCGCCCGGCGGCGAGCGCCCGGTACGCGCGCTCCTCGCCGCCGTCGTCGACCAGGTGCAGCAGCAGCCCCCACCCGAGCGGCGCGAGCGCGCTCTCGACGCCGGTGATGAGCTGGGCGAAGTGCGGGTCGCTGCTGAGCAGGTCGGGGTCGCGGCGCAGCACCAGCCCGAGCGCGCCGACCCGCGCCCCGCGCAGCGCCACCGCCGCGGCGGACGGCGCCCACCCCAGTTCGGCCGCGGCGGCGAGCACGCGCAGCCGGGTCGCCTCGGCCAGCCGCCCCTTGCCGTTGACCGCCGCCGACACCGCCCCGACCGACACGCCCGCGCGCGCGGCGACGTCGGCGATGGTCGGTCTGCCCGAACCCGTTCGCCCCACGGCGACCTCCCTCAAGCCTGTTCGGCGCAATCTGCCGCGGCACTGCGGTCCAGGGTCTCCCCGACGGCTGTGGTGAAACGTTATACCTGGTGGGGTGAAGCGCTCTTCGGCACTGGTGACCGGTCCGGACGGCAGGCCCGACGTGTGGTTGGGGGTGAACTTCTGGTCCCGCGCGGGCGGTCCGCTGATGTGGCGGCGCTACGACCCCGACGTGGTGCGCGCGGAACTGCTGGTGATGCGCGCGCACGGCGTCCCGCTGACCAGGAGCTTCTGCTACTGGCCGGACTTCATGCCCGAGGAGGACCGGCTGGACGAGGCGGTCCTGGCCCGGTTCGACCACTTCCTGGACCTGCACCGGGAACTCGGGATGCGCACCATCCCGACGTTCCTGGTGGGCCACATGTCCGGCCAGAACTGGGACCCGCCGTGGCGGCGCGGGCGGGACGTGTTCGGCGACGAGTCGTTCGTGGCGCGGCAGCGCTGGTACGTGCGGGAGCTGGCCGCGCGCTGGAAGGACCACCCGGCGGTCGCGGGGTGGTTGCTGAGCAACGAGATCCCGCTGTACGCGGACGAGCGCACGCGCGGCGTCGGCGCCCTGGACGCCGACGCGGTGACGGCGTGGGCGCAGGCGCTGATCGGCGAGGTGCGGGCGGCGGGCGCGCGGCAGCCGGTGTCGGTCGGCGACGGCGCGTGGGGCGTGGAGGTCACCGGGCTGGACAACGGTTTCCGGGTGCGCGACCTGGCCCCGCTGGTGGACTTCCACGGCCCGCACGTCTACCGCATGGAGGACGACCCGCTGCGGCTGCACCTGGCGGCGGCGTGGGTGTGCGAGCTGCTCGACGTCGGCGGGAAACCGGTGGTGCTGGAGGAGTTCGGCGTCACCTCCGACTACACCTCGGACGAGAACGCCGCGCACTACTACCGGCAGGTGCTGCACAACTCGCTGCTCGCGGGCGCGACGGGCTGGATCGCCTGGAACAACACGGACTTCGACGACCTGGCCGACCAGGAGCCGTACTCGCACCACCCGTTCGAGCTGCACTTCGGCCTGACCACCGCGCGCGGCGAGCCGAAGCCGCAGCTGCTGGAGCTGCGCGAGTTCGCGGAGGTGTTGCGGCGCACGGACTTCGCGCGGTTGCGCAGGCCGGACGCGGAGGTGGTGCTGGTGGTGCCGTCGTACCTGGAGAAGCGCTACCCGTTCACGGTGCCCGAGGACGCGACGAGCGTGTTCGAGCACGGGCGGCAGGCGTACGCGGCGGCGCGCGAGGCGGACCTGCCGGTGGGGGTGGCGCGGGAGGCGGACGGGCTGCCGCCGGACTGCGCGCTGTACCTGCTGCCGTCGGCGAAGCAGCTGCTGGCGCCCACGTGGCGGGAGCTGCTGCGGCGGGCGGAGGAGGGGGCGGTGGTGTACGCGTCGTACTTCCACGGGGCGCACAAGGTGCAGCGCGGGTCGTGGTGGCCGGACCTGGACGGGATGTTCGGGGTGGCCAAGCGGTCGCGGTACGGGCTGGTGGAGCCGGTCGTGGAGGACGAGCTGCGGTTGCGGGTGGTGACCGGGTTCGGCGGGTTGGCGGTGGGCGAGGAGCTGGTGTTCGCGGTGGGCGGGAACGCGCACTCGCGGGCGTTCCTGCCGGTGGACCCGGTGGAGGCCGAGGTGCTGGCGGTGGACGGTCGCGGGCGGCCCGCGCTGCTGCGGCGGCGGGTGGGGTCCGGGGCGATGGTGCTGTGCGCTTACCCGTTGGAGCACATGGCTTCCGCGACGCCGTCGGTGAACCCGGAGGACACCTGGCGGCTGTACGCGGCGCTCGCGGCGGAGGCCGGGGTGGTGCCGGAGGTGTCGGTGGACGATCCGGGGGTGCTGGTGTCGGTGCTGGAGCACGAGGACGGGCGGCGGTTCGCGTGGCTGGTGAGCCAGCGCGGGGAACCGGTGTCGGCGCGGGTGCTCGGGGCGGGGTTGCGGTCGTTCGGCGACGTGGTGGAGCTCGGCCCGTACGAGGTCGTGGTGGCGGAGGTGGAGCGGTGAGGATCGTGTCGGCCGAGGTCGTGGTGACCTCACCGGGTCGGAACTTCGTGACGTTGCGGATCACCACCGAGGACGGGCTTTCCGGGCTGGGCGACGCGACGCTCAACGGGCGCGAGCTGGCGGTGCGGGCGTACCTGGTGGAGCACGTCGTGCCGCTGCTGGTCGGGCGGGACGCGTCGGCGGTCGAGGACACCTGGCAGTACCTGTACCGGGGCGCGTACTGGCGGCGCGGGCCGGTGACGATGGCGGCGATCGCGGCGGTGGACACGGCGCTGTGGGACATCAAGGCGAAGGCGGCCGGGATGCCGCTGTACCAGCTGCTGGGCGGGGCGTGCCGGGTGGGCGCGCTGGCGTACGGGCACGCGTCGGGGCGGGACCTGCCGGAGCTGTTCGACTCGATCCGGGCGCACCTGGAGCGCGGGTACCGGGCGATCCGGGTGCAGACCGGGGTTCCGGGGCTGGGCGTGGTGTACGGGGTGGCGGCGTCGGTGGGCGGGCAGCGGTACGAC encodes:
- a CDS encoding LacI family DNA-binding transcriptional regulator, which codes for MGRTGSGRPTIADVAARAGVSVGAVSAAVNGKGRLAEATRLRVLAAAAELGWAPSAAAVALRGARVGALGLVLRRDPDLLSSDPHFAQLITGVESALAPLGWGLLLHLVDDGGEERAYRALAAGRRVDGVVLTESRVRDPRFALLRELGLPAALVGTPWRPDPVPTVRARDQHRGITRAVEHLVGLGHRRFGHVSGPEDRVHTRRRRAALRRALGAYGLVPVCVRASGFDPGAAAVAARELLASAERPTAVLFANDSMAAAGLVTARRLGIDVPGELSVVGHDDLPLCELLHPALTTVRQDLVGLGRAAAVTLLAGLGVVDGAGPEEVRPPELVVRESTGPAPR
- a CDS encoding cellulase family glycosylhydrolase, with the translated sequence MKRSSALVTGPDGRPDVWLGVNFWSRAGGPLMWRRYDPDVVRAELLVMRAHGVPLTRSFCYWPDFMPEEDRLDEAVLARFDHFLDLHRELGMRTIPTFLVGHMSGQNWDPPWRRGRDVFGDESFVARQRWYVRELAARWKDHPAVAGWLLSNEIPLYADERTRGVGALDADAVTAWAQALIGEVRAAGARQPVSVGDGAWGVEVTGLDNGFRVRDLAPLVDFHGPHVYRMEDDPLRLHLAAAWVCELLDVGGKPVVLEEFGVTSDYTSDENAAHYYRQVLHNSLLAGATGWIAWNNTDFDDLADQEPYSHHPFELHFGLTTARGEPKPQLLELREFAEVLRRTDFARLRRPDAEVVLVVPSYLEKRYPFTVPEDATSVFEHGRQAYAAAREADLPVGVAREADGLPPDCALYLLPSAKQLLAPTWRELLRRAEEGAVVYASYFHGAHKVQRGSWWPDLDGMFGVAKRSRYGLVEPVVEDELRLRVVTGFGGLAVGEELVFAVGGNAHSRAFLPVDPVEAEVLAVDGRGRPALLRRRVGSGAMVLCAYPLEHMASATPSVNPEDTWRLYAALAAEAGVVPEVSVDDPGVLVSVLEHEDGRRFAWLVSQRGEPVSARVLGAGLRSFGDVVELGPYEVVVAEVER